The nucleotide window AAAGGCAAAAAATGATAACCGTAAAGGCTCTTTACGCATCAGCTCGCCTTAGATCGCTACCTCTTAGCGTCTCGGGCGTACTACTCGGCAGCGGCGCAGCATACGGCGCGGGCGTATTTAGAGCGGATATTTTCGCACTGGCGCTGCTTACGACGCTGCTGTTTCAGGTGCTAAGCGACTACGCCAACGACTACGGTGACGCGGTAAAGGGCACCGACGATGATGGCAGACTAGGGCCGCGCCGCGCGATCCAAACGGGGCAGATGAGCGCCGAGCAGATGAAGCGCGTCATCGTCATTACGGCGCTGCTTTCGGCACTTTGCAGCCTCGCGCTAAGCGTTTTGGCGTTTGGCGAGCGGTTTTATCTCGTGCTGCTATTTTTAGCGCTGGGCGGCGCGTCGATATACGCGGCGATCCGCTACACCGTAGGAGCCGGCGCATACGGCTATAAAGGGCTCGGCGACGTTTTCGTGTTTTTATTTTTTGGGCTTTTGAGCGTGCTGGGCTCGTATTTTTTATATGCCCGCTCGCTAGATGCGGCGCTGCTGCTGCCTGCGTGCGCGTGCGGGATGCTAAGCACCGCCGTGCTAAATCTAAACAACATGCGCGACATCCAAAACGACGCGCTCAAGGGCAAGCGCACGATCCCCGTTCGTATCGGACTGCGCGCAGCCAAACGCTACCACTACGCGCTGATCGCGGGCGGAGCGGGCCTGATGCTATACTACTCGCTTTTACGCGGCGAGCCGGGCGTAAAACTACTCTACGTAGTTAGCTTTGCGCCGCTTATTAGGCACCTATTTTTCGTTTCGCGGGTGCAGGAGTGCCGCGATTTCGACGGACAGCTAAAGGTCGTCGCGCTCAGCACGTTTGCGATGTCGGCGCTGTTTTTCGTCGGGGAAATTTTAGGCTAAATTTAAATGCCGCGCAGATAAAATTTACGTCGGCACCGCAGCAAAGTCCTCTCGCGCAAAAGCGCTTTGTGCGAGTTCTCCTAATCTTGCAATCAACCTGCTTGTCGCACAGCAAAGCATCTGCGGCAAGCTCGCTCAATGAAAACGTCCATAGCATATCTCTGTCCGCCTGATGGCTACCGCAATAAAATTTAAGGGGGCAAACTCCAGGTCTCCGCGCCGTCTTGTATCGTTAAATTAAGCGAGCAATACCGCTCTTAAGTCCATACAAGCCCCGTCACACCACGCTTTAATTGCCGTTTTGACGGCGAGTTGCCCGCCTTTTGCGTCAAATTTAAAAACTAGAGCATTAATTCTACAAAAGGCCCGCGTGTTTGGCGCGGTGGGCTTTGTGCTTATTGCACAGCGGCAGTTTGCACCGCAAACGTTGCTTTAGCCCTACTTTTGAGCCCTCGCGCCGCTAAAATTTTACTAAATTTTACGCACCACCTTTTTGAAACGATGCTTGCAAAACCATGTCTTTCTGCACATAGCCCCTTAAAATTCGAAGCAATTTTGCACGTTGTTTAGAACTTCGCGGTCGCAATATCTGCCGTTTTGCTCGCAAAAGTCCAAAACCGCCGCCTCATTCGGCACGCGGCGAGCTCGCAAAATCCAGTATGAGCCTATGCGTGCCGTCGCAGTCGCGATGCGCCAAGCTCTAGCCCAAGAACTCAAATAGCCCCTCAAACTCCGCCCTATTCATAGACAGGCTCTTTTCAAATGCATCTCGCTGCCGCTACGCCGCGAGCTTTTTGAGTTCCTTTTTTCTAGATTTTTCCACTCTTTCTCCTTTGCTGCGCCGCCTTGCCGCACGAATATCCTTTGGGCGCATTAACCTCATACCCGTCGTCCCCCGCCCTCAAGCGGGATGCAAATTTCATCCAAACCGTGCGCTACCTCGTCTATACCGAAATAACGCTTATTAATTTTAGCAGAGCGAAATTATAGCAAAAGCAGAGCGCGAAATCGCAAATCCGATGATTAAATTTTATCTAGAATAAAGAGCTATGTTTTCGGCCAAATTTTGCCGTACCGAGGGATAAAATTTAGCAAATTCGGATGAAATTCTATCGAGTAGATGTGTAGAATTTGACCATAATCTAAAACAAAAGCGGCACCGAAGCGCACCGGCCGGGAGCCGCTAAATTTTACTTCTCAAACGCCTTTTCT belongs to uncultured Campylobacter sp. and includes:
- the menA gene encoding 1,4-dihydroxy-2-naphthoate octaprenyltransferase — its product is MITVKALYASARLRSLPLSVSGVLLGSGAAYGAGVFRADIFALALLTTLLFQVLSDYANDYGDAVKGTDDDGRLGPRRAIQTGQMSAEQMKRVIVITALLSALCSLALSVLAFGERFYLVLLFLALGGASIYAAIRYTVGAGAYGYKGLGDVFVFLFFGLLSVLGSYFLYARSLDAALLLPACACGMLSTAVLNLNNMRDIQNDALKGKRTIPVRIGLRAAKRYHYALIAGGAGLMLYYSLLRGEPGVKLLYVVSFAPLIRHLFFVSRVQECRDFDGQLKVVALSTFAMSALFFVGEILG